The following proteins are encoded in a genomic region of Gossypium hirsutum isolate 1008001.06 chromosome D05, Gossypium_hirsutum_v2.1, whole genome shotgun sequence:
- the LOC107903753 gene encoding putative receptor-like protein kinase At3g47110, protein MEYVQFLVLLFSLFQIHINSCMCQHMGELDSTTDKAALLSFKLQLNDPLNSLSGWTRNSTSHCNWFGISCTSKGSRVESLQLSSLGLVGPLPPSLSNLTSLRTLNLSHNLFHGQFQLEFSKLSHLRHIDLRNNSINGTLPVALSHCLNLKTIRLQGNKFSGNLPPQLGNFQRLSILSISINNLTGSIPPTFGNLSSLTYLALARNMLIGEIPSEFGQLKKLQHIQLSENHLSGQIPSSIFNISSLVFLSVTHNNLSGSLPIPNDNHRFQALPNVREVYLALNWFEGILPAYLSNASNIECLDLSRNRFHGPIPLFGNMRKLIMLDLGQNLFSSSTARNVHFIDSLSNCTQLEYLRINSNRLAGEFPSVANLSTNIQHLCISDNFLTGGFPQGMDKFQNLISLSLEMNSLTGDIPRSIAKLGNLQNFLVHQNMFSGEIPEIFANLTRVSSIVMRNNQFSGKIPTSLGNCQQLQTLDLAWNRLNGSVPEEVFKLSGLNYLVLEHNMLSGPLPSDVGNLKQLQVIDVSDNNLFGTLTSSISGCSSLLYLNMSRNNLSGEIPSSLANILPLEVLDLSSNNLSGPIPQELANLKSLKFLNLSSNYLEGDVPTGNIFSNLSLTSIRGNDDLCSADKEIARNLQLHQCKTKGRQSNHLIKILVPISGATLFICLVFCFVWALISRWKKNRVKGSQSLLSLKGLPPLISYSDIQIATTNFTAENLLGKGGFGSVYKGTFNIGDDGASINNVTFAVKVLDLQQTKAVQSFLAECEALRNVRHRNLVKIITSCSSIDHKRDEFKALVYEFMPNGNLDKWLYPEDEESGFCLTLMQRLNIAIDVASAMDYLHNDCDPAVVHCDLKPANVLLDENMAAHVGDFGLARFLSQRPSQRENSTMGLKGSVGYIAPEYGLGSKASTSGDAYSFGVLVLEMFIAKKPTDEMFKEGLSLNKFASAVDINQVFETVDPRILKNHGGSEQSSSNPSSSNDSDHICRKYEECLAAVIRVGLSCAAQSPKDRLPMRETLTKLHDIKKIFLN, encoded by the exons ATGGAATACGTGCAGTTTTTGGTGCTGCTTTTCTCCTTGTTTCAGATTCACATAAACTCTTGTATGTGCCAGCATATGGGGGAGTTGGATTCAACAACCGACAAAGCAGCCTTACTATCATTCAAACTCCAACTCAATGATCCTCTAAATTCACTTTCAGGTTGGACCCGCAACTCGACTTCTCACTGCAACTGGTTTGGTATATCTTGCACCAGCAAAGGGTCCCGAGTTGAATCTCTCCAACTCAGTTCACTCGGCCTTGTTGGCCCCTTACCTCCTTCTCTCTCAAACCTCACTTCCCTTCGCACGCTTAACCTTTCCCACAACTTATTTCACGGTCAATTTCAGTTGGAGTTTAGTAAGCTTTCCCATCTTCGACATATTGACCTCAGAAATAACTCCATTAATGGCACTCTTCCTGTTGCTCTTTCTCATTGCCTTAACCTTAAAACAATAAGATTGCAAGGGAACAAATTTAGTGGAAACCTTCCACCTCAACTAGGCAACTTCCAAAGGCTTAGTATCCTTAGCATCTCCATCAATAATCTCACAGGTTCAATCCCCCCTACATTTGGGAACCTTTCCTCTTTAACCTATCTTGCTCTGGCAAGAAACATGTTAATCGGTGAAATTCCAAGTGAGTTTGGTCAGCTTAAAAAGCTTCAACATATTCAGCTTTCTGAAAATCATCTCTCAGGCCAAATCCCTTCTTCTATTTTCAACATTTCTTCTTTGGTTTTCTTGTCTGTCACACATAATAACCTTTCAGGAAGCCTTCCAATTCCAAATGATAATCATAGATTTCAGGCTCTCCCAAATGTCAGAGAAGTATATTTGGCACTAAACTGGTTTGAAGGAATCCTACCTGCTTATCTATCTAACGCTTCAAACATTGAATGTCTTGATCTGTCTAGGAATAGATTTCATGGTCCGATTCCGTTGTTTGGTAACATGAGAAAACTTATAATGCTGGACCTTGGTCAAAATCTTTTCTCCTCTAGCACTGCTCGGAATGTTCACTTCATTGATTCCCTTTCAAACTGTACTCAGCTTGAATATCTGAGGATAAATTCCAACAGACTTGCCGGTGAATTTCCCTCAGTGGCGAATCTGTCAACCAATATCCAACATTTATGCATTTCTGACAATTTCTTGACTGGTGGCTTCCCTCAGGGGATGGACAAGTTCCAAAATCTGATATCTCTTTCACTTGAGATGAACTCTTTGACAGGTGATATTCCCAGGAGCATAGCCAAACTCGGAAACTTGCAAAACTTTTTGGTGCACCAGAATATGTTCTCTGGAGAAATCCCAGAAATCTTTGCTAATCTTACACGAGTTTCTAGTATCGTAATGAGGAATAACCAGTTTTCTGGTAAAATTCCCACCAGCCTTGGAAATTGTCAGCAGCTACAAACATTGGACCTGGCTTGGAATAGGCTAAATGGAAGCGTACCAGAAGAGGTTTTCAAGCTTTCTGGTTTAAACTACTTGGTTTTGGAGCATAACATGCTTTCGGGTCCTCTCCCCAGTGATGTTGGCAACTTGAAGCAGCTTCAAGTGATTGATGTTTCCGATAATAACTTGTTCGGAACTTTAACTTCATCAATCAGTGGCTGTTCAAGTTTGCTATACCTCAACATGTCAAGGAACAATCTCAGTGGTGAAATCCCGAGTTCATTAGCAAATATATTACCACTAGAGGTTTTGGATCTCTCTTCCAACAATCTTTCTGGACCAATTCCACAAGAGTTGGCAAATCTTAAGTCACTCAAGTTCTTAAATTTGTCTTCCAATTATTTGGAAGGAGATGTTCCTACGGGAAATATCTTCTCAAATCTCAGCTTGACTTCGATCCGGGGTAACGACGACCTTTGCAGTGCTGACAAAGAAATTGCCAGAAATCTGCAACTTCATCAATGCAAAACAAAGGGAAGACAGAGTAAtcatttgatcaaaattttagTTCCAATTTCCGGAGCTACACTGTTTATATGTTTGGTTTTTTGCTTTGTGTGGGCATTGATATCCAGATGGAAGAAAAACAGGGTGAAGGGCAGTCAATCTTTACTTTCATTGAAAGGGTTACCGCCGTTGATATCTTACTCTGATATCCAGATTGCTACAACCAATTTTACAGCTGAAAACCTGCTTGGCAAGGGAGGTTTCGGGTCGGTTTACAAAGGTACGTTCAACATTGGTGACGATGGAGCTTCCATCAACAACGTTACATTTGCTGTCAAAGTTCTTGACCTGCAACAAACCAAAGCCGTTCAGAGTTTTCTTGCTGAATGTGAGGCCTTGAGGAATGTGAGGCATCGAAACCTGGTGAAGATCATCACCTCATGCTCGAGCATCGATCATAAAAGAGATGAATTCAAAGCTTTGGTATACGAGTTCATGCCGAATGGCAACCTAGATAAGTGGCTATATCCAGAGGATGAGGAATCAGGGTTTTGTTTGACCTTGATGCAAAGACTGAATATAGCCATTGATGTAGCTTCCGCCATGGATTATTTGCACAACGACTGCGACCCGGCTGTTGTGCACTGCGATTTGAAGCCTGCAAATGTACTTTTGGATGAAAATATGGCAGCTCATGTGGGGGATTTCGGCTTGGCGAGGTTCCTTTCTCAAAGGCCGTCCCAAAGGGAGAACAGCACAATGGGATTGAAAGGCTCGGTTGGTTACATTGCACCAG AGTATGGCCTAGGGAGCAAAGCTTCAACCAGTGGAGATGCCTATAGTTTTGGAGTTCTTGTGCTTGAAATGTTCATTGCCAAGAAACCAACTGATGAGATGTTTAAAGAAGGATTAAGCCTGAACAAATTCGCATCAGCTGTGGATATAAATCAAGTTTTTGAGACAGTTGATCCAAGGATATTGAAGAACCATGGAGGTTCAGAACAAAGCTCATCAAACCCTAGCTCTAGTAATGACAGTGATCACATCTGCAGGAAATATGAAGAATGTTTAGCAGCTGTTATAAGAGTTGGATTAAGTTGTGCAGCTCAATCGCCCAAAGATCGTTTACCCATGAGAGAAACCTTGACAAAGTTGCATGATATtaagaaaatttttcttaattaa